A genome region from Staphylococcus capitis subsp. capitis includes the following:
- a CDS encoding biotin-dependent carboxyltransferase family protein, with amino-acid sequence MSIIIENSGLFSSFQDFGRDGYEHDGVIPGGALDDLAHEIANRLVANDKNEATLEMTHKMAKIRFTEPALIALTGGNFKAETQNIKVYPNKLYLIEKGEVLKFKETSRTSRVYLAIGGGFKLDKWLDSTSTDFNVKIGGFKGRKLENGDEVELKRDYSKRHIKLFENLSETRTTDWGIDGYALSFNYISDVFHVIKNKGTEDFKKDAIQRFTLTDYKVSSKTNRVGMLLDGQKIKAYYDDMPAHQSVKKGTIQVKRDGTPIVLLNDHYTLGSYPQIGTIASYHLTKLAQKPQGSKLKFQFIDIETAEKNLIKYSNWLNQLFHGIEYRMQLEMLK; translated from the coding sequence ATGTCAATCATAATTGAAAATAGTGGGCTGTTTAGTAGCTTTCAAGATTTTGGGCGAGATGGTTATGAACATGACGGCGTAATACCTGGTGGAGCATTAGATGATTTAGCGCATGAAATTGCTAACCGACTTGTAGCTAATGATAAGAATGAAGCTACACTTGAAATGACACATAAAATGGCTAAGATCCGCTTTACTGAACCTGCGTTGATTGCATTGACCGGGGGTAATTTCAAAGCTGAAACTCAAAATATAAAGGTATATCCTAATAAATTATATCTTATTGAAAAAGGGGAAGTACTTAAATTTAAAGAAACTAGTCGCACCTCACGTGTATATTTAGCAATTGGAGGGGGATTTAAGTTAGATAAATGGCTTGATTCTACGTCTACGGATTTCAATGTTAAAATAGGTGGTTTCAAAGGAAGAAAATTGGAAAACGGGGATGAAGTAGAGTTAAAACGTGACTATTCTAAACGCCATATTAAATTATTTGAAAATTTATCTGAAACACGTACAACTGATTGGGGCATAGATGGATACGCCTTATCCTTTAATTATATTTCGGACGTGTTTCATGTAATTAAGAATAAAGGTACTGAAGATTTTAAGAAGGATGCGATACAGCGTTTTACTTTAACCGATTATAAAGTATCTAGTAAAACGAACAGAGTAGGAATGTTATTAGATGGTCAGAAAATTAAAGCCTATTATGATGACATGCCGGCACATCAATCAGTAAAAAAAGGAACTATACAAGTTAAAAGAGATGGTACACCTATCGTCTTATTAAATGATCACTATACATTAGGAAGCTATCCTCAAATTGGAACCATAGCGAGTTATCATTTAACAAAGTTAGCTCAAAAACCTCAAGGTTCAAAATTAAAATTTCAATTTATAGATATTGAAACAGCGGAGAAAAACCTTATTAAGTATAGTAATTGGCTAAACCAACTGTTTCACGGTATTGAGTATCGCATGCAACTTGAAATGTTGAAATAG